In Asanoa sp. WMMD1127, one genomic interval encodes:
- a CDS encoding acyltransferase family protein, which yields MTARRDTGIDAVRAIAIAGVVVGHWLVTALVLGDDGVLHVRSPLAALPAAQPVSWLLQTLGLFFLAGGYAAAVSAARPRAVPATRDRRRVPRRLRALAGPVGALLGLLALTLTAGALAGVPEETLRTVGKLVVSPLWFLLPFLVLTALVRPIARLVRRTGPAPVAAAGAAVVLAADLGYGFLPTTLVAAWAVPFVLGVALAQGRIAGRATGLALLAGGAATVVALILFADYPASAVGVPGAGRSNLDPPSLAAVALAVAQAGAVVLLRPRLRRLGELTAVRALNGAALPVYLWHQATMISVTVVVGWLAGRRPGLLGTPDGWGWAAARLAWLPLFAVALVVVVLVARTVPPRVARPAARPVPPGVALPGVGPRPIRTVADRPSGQCHGAGGRGLESAMVPVPGRRLEVIAVRDSDPPSRSRAAVRSR from the coding sequence GTGACCGCCCGCCGCGACACCGGCATCGACGCCGTCCGCGCCATAGCCATCGCCGGCGTCGTCGTCGGCCACTGGCTCGTCACCGCTCTGGTGCTCGGCGACGACGGGGTCCTGCACGTGCGCAGCCCGCTCGCCGCGCTGCCGGCGGCCCAGCCGGTGAGCTGGCTCCTGCAGACCCTCGGCCTGTTCTTCCTCGCCGGTGGCTACGCCGCCGCCGTCTCCGCCGCCCGCCCCCGCGCGGTGCCGGCGACGCGGGATCGGCGGCGGGTGCCGCGCCGGCTGCGGGCGCTGGCCGGGCCCGTCGGCGCGCTGCTCGGGCTGCTCGCCCTGACGCTCACCGCGGGCGCGCTGGCCGGTGTTCCCGAGGAGACCTTGCGTACCGTCGGCAAGCTCGTCGTCAGTCCACTGTGGTTCCTGTTGCCGTTCCTCGTGTTGACCGCGCTGGTGCGGCCGATCGCCCGGCTGGTGCGGCGGACCGGCCCGGCGCCGGTGGCCGCCGCGGGGGCCGCGGTCGTGCTCGCCGCCGACCTCGGCTACGGCTTCCTGCCGACGACGCTCGTCGCCGCCTGGGCGGTGCCGTTCGTGCTCGGCGTGGCGCTGGCCCAGGGCCGGATCGCCGGCCGGGCCACCGGCCTCGCGCTGCTGGCCGGGGGAGCGGCGACCGTGGTCGCGCTGATCCTGTTCGCCGACTACCCGGCCAGCGCCGTCGGTGTGCCCGGCGCGGGACGCTCCAACCTGGACCCGCCGTCGCTGGCGGCGGTCGCGCTGGCGGTCGCGCAGGCCGGCGCGGTGGTGCTGCTCCGGCCGCGGCTGCGGCGCCTGGGCGAGCTGACGGCCGTGCGGGCCCTGAACGGCGCGGCGCTGCCCGTCTACCTCTGGCACCAGGCGACCATGATCTCCGTCACGGTCGTCGTCGGGTGGCTCGCCGGAAGGCGGCCGGGACTGCTCGGCACGCCCGACGGCTGGGGCTGGGCCGCCGCCCGGCTCGCCTGGCTGCCGCTGTTCGCGGTCGCCCTGGTGGTGGTCGTCCTCGTCGCGCGGACGGTGCCGCCGCGAGTAGCGCGGCCCGCGGCCCGGCCGGTGCCGCCTGGAGTGGCGCTGCCCGGCGTCGGGCCGCGACCAATTCGGACGGTCGCCGACCGACCTTCCGGCCAATGCCACGGCGCCGGTGGACGGGGGTTAGAATCTGCGATGGTTCCTGTGCCCGGCCGACGTCTGGAGGTGATCGCCGTGCGAGACAGCGATCCTCCGAGTCGCAGCCGGGCCGCCGTCCGGTCCCGCTGA
- a CDS encoding alpha/beta hydrolase, whose product MMRRTLLLGGVAATLGAGLLMPASTPAAAAPAAGPTFTAAYPAAAAAMRAAGGAYAGWARSGRTFLAFDTRGDGTAVEVVGDLATADRIAVVVPGVDTTLATFTDGLGGVARRAPATQARELYAAAGGGSVAVIAWLGYDPPEGVGLEAAREVRARAGARNLAAFTGWLADRRPDAHITLIGHSYGAVVVGLAAPELPSQVTALVALGAPGMGADDVAGLHTRASVYAALAPTDWIHRIPQMRLLGLGLGTRPASADFGATALPTAGVEGHDHYFTPGTASLAAVAAVVTR is encoded by the coding sequence ATGATGCGACGGACACTTCTCCTCGGCGGCGTCGCCGCGACGCTCGGCGCCGGACTGCTGATGCCCGCCTCGACGCCCGCGGCGGCGGCGCCGGCGGCCGGGCCGACGTTCACGGCGGCCTACCCGGCGGCCGCGGCGGCGATGCGGGCGGCCGGCGGGGCGTACGCCGGCTGGGCCCGGTCCGGCCGGACCTTCCTCGCGTTCGACACCCGCGGCGACGGCACCGCGGTCGAGGTGGTCGGCGACCTCGCCACCGCCGACCGGATCGCGGTCGTGGTGCCCGGCGTGGACACCACGCTCGCCACGTTCACCGACGGGCTCGGCGGCGTCGCCCGGCGGGCGCCCGCGACCCAGGCCCGCGAACTCTACGCCGCGGCCGGCGGCGGGTCGGTCGCCGTCATCGCCTGGCTGGGCTACGACCCGCCCGAAGGCGTCGGCTTGGAGGCGGCCCGCGAGGTCCGCGCCCGGGCCGGCGCGCGCAACCTGGCCGCGTTCACCGGCTGGCTGGCCGACCGCCGCCCCGACGCGCACATCACGCTGATCGGGCACAGCTACGGCGCCGTCGTCGTCGGTCTCGCCGCCCCGGAGCTGCCGAGCCAGGTCACCGCGCTCGTCGCGCTCGGCGCGCCGGGCATGGGCGCCGACGACGTGGCGGGGCTGCACACCCGGGCGTCGGTGTACGCCGCCCTCGCGCCCACCGACTGGATCCACCGCATCCCCCAGATGCGGCTGCTCGGCCTGGGCCTGGGCACCCGCCCGGCCAGCGCGGACTTCGGCGCCACCGCGCTGCCGACCGCCGGCGTGGAGGGCCACGACCACTACTTCACCCCGGGTACGGCCAGCCTGGCCGCCGTCGCCGCGGTGGTGACCCGGTGA
- a CDS encoding response regulator transcription factor: protein MIKVLIADDQAMVREGFGALLAAQDDMVVVGAAADGSQAVAETRRLDPDVVLMDIRMPVLDGLAATRQLLDGRPAGTPPRVLVLTTFDLDDYVYEALRAGASGFLLKDAPAADLVNAVRVVAGGEALLAPSVTKRLIAEFAARPGPARPRPTALNALTPRETEVLRLIARGRSNQEIAAELVVAEQTVKTHVGRILAKLALRDRAQAVVLAYETGLVAAGE, encoded by the coding sequence GTGATCAAGGTCCTGATCGCCGACGACCAGGCGATGGTCCGTGAGGGCTTCGGGGCGCTGCTGGCCGCGCAGGACGACATGGTCGTCGTCGGCGCCGCGGCCGACGGGTCGCAGGCCGTCGCCGAGACCCGGCGGCTCGACCCCGACGTCGTGCTGATGGACATCCGCATGCCGGTGCTCGACGGGCTGGCCGCGACCCGGCAGCTGCTCGACGGGCGTCCGGCCGGCACGCCTCCCCGGGTGCTCGTGCTGACCACGTTCGACCTCGACGACTACGTCTACGAGGCGCTGCGGGCCGGCGCCAGCGGCTTCCTGCTCAAGGACGCCCCGGCCGCCGACCTGGTCAACGCCGTGCGGGTGGTCGCCGGCGGTGAGGCGCTGCTGGCGCCGTCGGTCACCAAGCGGCTGATCGCCGAGTTCGCCGCCCGTCCGGGGCCGGCGCGGCCGCGCCCGACCGCGCTCAACGCGCTCACCCCGCGCGAGACCGAGGTGCTGCGGCTGATCGCCCGCGGCCGGTCCAACCAGGAGATCGCGGCCGAGCTCGTCGTCGCCGAGCAGACCGTGAAGACGCATGTCGGCCGGATCCTGGCCAAGCTCGCGCTGCGCGACCGGGCCCAGGCGGTCGTGCTGGCCTACGAGACGGGCCTCGTCGCCGCCGGGGAGTAG
- a CDS encoding histidine kinase, producing the protein MNESPVRASLGDLRRVLIGKDFPPPADRRPLPPRLGRWWDRWRSLVIPLALLGVIGLGAAATQYLMGSRHMHSGPALLLGYATTLPILFAYHRPLLAWRLSFVMLFFGTMYAPATDGWPWNPVQIIFFLIVLLSLALRAEAGVVAWAGLLTLAPVFIYVNAANAWGVSVLFVVVLIFGDQIRRQRQRSRTLTAQLAEQEEQSELEKARRAVLEERTRIAREMHDVVAHHMSMIAVQAETAPFRLPGLADPVRDEFTSIAGSARSAMADMRRLLGVLRSDQATTLIAPQPGLADVAELVETARRAGVPVTLHGATPAVDGPVALAAYRIVQEALANAARHAPGASVRVAVTQEGEAVVVRVENDAPVNPIAAATPGEGHGIAGMRERATLLGGAFEAGPTVFGGYAVAATLPAAAALTAAPEGQDA; encoded by the coding sequence GTGAACGAGAGCCCTGTCCGCGCCAGCCTGGGTGACCTGCGCCGGGTGCTGATCGGCAAGGACTTCCCGCCGCCGGCCGACCGCCGCCCGCTGCCGCCGCGACTCGGCCGTTGGTGGGACCGTTGGCGCTCGCTGGTGATTCCCCTGGCGCTGCTCGGCGTCATCGGCCTGGGCGCGGCCGCGACGCAGTACCTGATGGGCTCCCGCCACATGCACAGCGGCCCCGCGCTCCTGCTCGGCTACGCGACCACGCTGCCGATCCTGTTCGCGTACCACCGCCCGCTCCTGGCCTGGCGGCTCTCGTTCGTGATGCTGTTCTTCGGCACGATGTACGCCCCGGCGACCGACGGCTGGCCCTGGAACCCGGTGCAGATCATCTTCTTCCTGATCGTGCTGCTCAGCCTCGCGCTGCGGGCCGAGGCCGGCGTGGTCGCCTGGGCCGGCCTGCTGACGTTGGCCCCCGTCTTCATCTACGTCAACGCCGCCAACGCCTGGGGCGTCTCGGTGCTGTTCGTGGTCGTGCTGATCTTCGGTGACCAGATCCGGCGGCAGCGGCAGCGCTCCCGCACCCTCACCGCCCAGCTCGCCGAGCAGGAGGAGCAGTCCGAGCTGGAGAAGGCCCGCCGCGCCGTGCTCGAGGAGCGCACGCGGATCGCCCGCGAGATGCACGACGTGGTCGCGCACCACATGTCGATGATCGCCGTGCAGGCGGAGACCGCGCCGTTCCGGTTGCCGGGGCTCGCCGACCCGGTGCGCGACGAGTTCACCTCCATCGCCGGGTCGGCCCGGTCCGCGATGGCCGACATGCGCCGGCTCCTGGGCGTGCTGCGCAGCGACCAGGCCACGACGCTGATCGCGCCCCAACCCGGGCTCGCCGACGTCGCGGAGCTGGTCGAGACCGCGCGCCGGGCCGGCGTCCCGGTCACCCTGCACGGCGCCACGCCGGCCGTCGACGGCCCGGTCGCCCTGGCCGCGTACCGGATCGTCCAGGAGGCCCTGGCCAACGCGGCCCGGCACGCCCCCGGCGCCTCGGTGCGGGTCGCGGTGACCCAGGAGGGCGAGGCGGTCGTCGTGCGCGTGGAGAACGACGCCCCGGTCAACCCGATCGCGGCCGCCACGCCGGGGGAGGGGCACGGCATCGCCGGCATGCGGGAGCGGGCGACGCTGCTCGGCGGCGCGTTCGAGGCGGGCCCTACGGTGTTCGGTGGGTACGCGGTCGCGGCGACGCTGCCGGCCGCCGCCGCGCTGACGGCCGCACCGGAAGGACAGGATGCGTGA